agggggagcacaagtgctccctcggtggttttggtaattaatgtcaacatatctcttgttggactaacacttttacctagtatgtttcaggtaagttcaacaatggagtggcatggactagaggatgtggaaccccttcaagatgctaaggacaaagaattggctcaagcttcaagatcaagactctacattttctattttagtgatccaagatcacattgagtctataggaaaagccaatactatcaagaggggatgaggtgttgcttaatggtttgcttgctcaaagtgcttagtgatatgctgcaaaaccctcaactactttcccacatccacatatgacctaaaccaaaagtcaaactcggccccatcgattctttctatccggcgccaccgagtttcagatgtcatagccactgccacaaaccctagcaaatcggtttcaccgatagggatctcgatctcaccgagatgggattgtaatctctctgcgtatgtccattaccaaaatcggtctcaccgagtttgagcaatcggtactaccgagattacaatgcaaaccctctggttagcttattaccaaaatcggtcccaccgagtttgtgtaatccgtcacaccgagattacgttatgccctaaccctaaccatatcggtcctaccgagttgcatctcagtcccaccaaaaatcctaacggtcactaggtttgctgaatcggtccgaccgagtttaactattcggtcccaccgagtttggctaatcgtgtgtaacggttagattttgtgtggaggctatatatacccctccacccactcttcattcatggagagagccatcagaacatacctacacttacaatacacattttctgagagagaactacctactcatgtgttgaggtcaagatattccattccaaccatatgaatcttgatctctagcctttcccaagttgctttccactcaaatcttctttccaccaaatccaaatcctgtgagagagagttgagtgttggggagactatcatttgaagtacaagagcaaggagttcatcataaacacaccatttgttacttcttggagagtggtgtctcctagattggctaggtgtcacttgggagcctccaacaagattgtggagttgaaccaaggagtttgtaagggcaaggagatcgcctacttcgtgaagatctaccgctagtgaggcaagtccttcgtgggcgacggccgtgatggaatagacaaggttgcttcttcgtgacccttcatgggtggagccctccgtggactcgcgcaaccgttaccctccgtgggttgaagtctccatcaacgtggatgtacgatagcaccacctatcggaaccacgacaaaaacatccgtgtctccaattgcgtttgaatactccaaacccttccctttacattcttgcaagttgcatgctttactttccgctgctcatatactcattgcatgcttgcttgatatgtattgtgtttgttaaacttgtgcttaaactccacttaaacttaagaatattaaaaactatAACTTTTGGCAcgtagtgtctaatcacccccctctagacacctcttctcgatcctttcaggatCTCTCGAGAacggaggcttgcagcggtggaaaaagtatttcgtggactcccctGTTGGTTTCCCAATTTATGGGTATTTAtaaaggtggaattaggtcaaacggagcaaaggggggcccacgaggcaccagggtgcgcctccccccaggcatgccctggtggctcGTGGCCACCCCTTATGTCTTCTAGccctctcccgaagcttctagtgttccttatgtccagaaaaaatctccagaaagtttcgtgccatttggacttcgtttgatattaataggttagtccccaaaaatgatatataattgcttgtaaatgtatataaaacatccaagattgataatataacaacatggaataatcaaaaattatagatacgttggagacacgTATCAAGGTTCAGGCTTAATCCTCATTGATTATCATTCGATCAGTTTGATCCACATCCTGGCGGAGCTGGTGGCAAAAGTGCGCCCCTCCCTCGGCTTGTGCCAAGGTTGGGAGAGCTCGTTTCTTCCAACCAGAGTGCATTCATTTCCGGTCGATGTATCCACGACAACCTCTTGCTCGTGCAACAGGTGATGAGCTCCAGGCTTCAGTTCGTGTTGAAGTGAGTGAGTGTCAATTCTTCTCTCAACAACGAGCATGCTTGCCAATGTTACTCATGTTTTTCATTGACGTGTTGAACTCTCTTATCTAGTGCGCAGTGCAAGCGGGGATCCTACATCATCTCACTTCCCAACACATGGCATTGAACGCTTGTATATATGTTGTCAATGTGGTCTATTTTCACCTTGATGCTCAGGAACTGCATACAGTCCAGATGCCCCTTGATGAGACCTCCTCTGATTTACTCACAAACTTCTACGAGTGTGTgttgatacgtctcaaatgtatctataatttttgttatgTCCATGTTACTTTTATATCACTTTGGTATAGTTTTGGCACAATTTTTATCAAATTATTACACCGACATATTAATCCAATGTCCAATGTAAATTCTTGTTTTTCATGTTTTAGACTTTTCAAAAAAACATCACTTTCAAGGATGAAAAAACCTGGGAATTATTCCCTGGAGTTTCCAGCCGAGATGGAGCCAGAGGGATCAGGACCCACCAGAGGGGTGGCAGTGGGCCTCTGATACTTCTCAAGCGTATCTATACTTTTTGCTTGCTTTTGTGTTGTATTTTTTAATCACAATTGCATAATTTTAGCACCAATTTTTATCTTTTTGGGCTAACCTATTAATTCAGCAAcaagtgcaagttgttgtttttcAGCTATTTTGGactttttagaagaaaaaaaatcaactTTTCAAGGACCAAAGCATCAAATAAAAATACGTCATGAAGTTTCAAACTAGGACGAAACTAACTAGTATACGAGCCAACACGGGGGTGCCCTGTGGGTCTCACGAGCCCTGGCTTGCGTCCAAGCTCTGGGCGAAGAGGTGGGTGCGCGTGGGGGACCACATGCCACCTCTCCACCACCCTGACTCCCTGCCTTTATGTATCACCGGAACCCTAAATCGAGTTTTTTTGCCGTCGCCCCTCTGTTTCATGGAGTTCCAATCTGGATACCTTTTCTgttactctgccagagggggaacccatcatcaGAGTCATGTTCATCATCCTTGTTGTCGTCGTGCTTATGTGTGAGTAGTGTTCTTAAACTATGAGTCCATCATAGTAGGTAGATGGCAATATCTTCCTTGTTCTTCAATGCAACAATCACATGAGCTGCCCTCGGTAGGCAAAGTGTAAGTGGGCTTCCCCACTATATGCACCATCATGTTTTGGCCTCAAGCTACCATCATGGCCAGTAACTCGAAGAATAGCGACCTCCCTAAAGCCACCATCATGGCCGAAGCATAGTATACATAGAGACCCCACTAAAAACGCACATCAAGATTCATAGTAGTTTGTAGGTATGGATTGAACAATTCTTTTTACCGAAGGTTTTGAATGGACACAAATGCTTTTGTGGGGCGTTGTTGGCCTTTTGTCAGGAGAGTGAGTGAGTTCTCTTTCACTGTACAAAAgattactatttatttattttgttataTTTTGAATGATTGATATTGTTGAACAAAATATTACTTTTTTGAAAATCATTATGTATCTCAATTCATACGACAAGAAGACCCCCAAAACAAAATCAACCTCTGATAATTTTTAACTAATTTTTATTTTATTGTTCTAGTTATATTTGAAATCAATAAATAAAACATTGGATTGTTCCAAACTAAACATTTTCAACGTATTTTTGCGTGAAACGGTTTATTTTATCTATTGCATTTCCAAaagtttttttttgcatatttcattgttttgattttttttttacaaaaaagaCACCTAGAATTCAACTATCTTTTTCATATTGTAGAACTTTTCATAAATAAGTCACATAGATTTCACACGAGTTTCAATAGACACGATTTCCATTTTTTTGGCATATTTCACCGTATCTCTTGACTTCATACTTCTCCCCAAAATGGTAAGGCCGAGCACATGATTTGCACTACTAGTGATGTCGTTCACACTCTTCTCCACCACGCTAGTCTTCTTCACCGTTTTGGGTGGAGGCATTGCACACCGCCACACACCTTCTCAACCGATGCTCATCCACTAAAACCACACCAAATACCCCCTATTTCCTTCTCACCGGCACACATCCTCGCTATGATCACCTATGAGTTTTTGGCTGCTAATGCTTTCCATATCTCTATGCCACTAGCCCCCACAAATTAGCTCCTTAGTCCACATGTTTGTGTTTTCATCGAATCCTGTGCGCATCATTGTTTTGCGCCGTGTTATTTTTGACGAAACAATACTTACGTATACCCCACCCACACCACGGTCATAGGCCCACCGGCCACACCGGATCCCCCCTCAGCGACCCACCTGCGCCTGATCATCTCCCACCTACCTCGGACGCCAGCAGCCCTTGAATGACTGCCTCATTAATCGGCCAGTCAATGAGGATTTCCAGCATTAATTACGTAATTATTGTAACCAAAACAAAACATGTTGGTTAGCTAGTATTTCTATTGTACGTTTTTTTCTCTCGCCTAATTGTTGCATGCCTAGGTTACACTCTTCCTTCTTAGAAGCCCTatgcacctagacggaggaagtatagtacTCGCAAACAAAGGTTGCCCACCAAACCGAAAAGCGAGGATGAGCCTGGGAGGAAAAGCATGGAGcaaaggtgggggggggggggggggacagtgCCGAGAAGGGATTTTTTTAATTTACCGGGCAATTCACCGGCGCCATCCGACACCAGCTACTCTAGCCCTTCTTTCGCGGTGCAGCGCCATAATCTTAGATCTGACCCTTCCGCCCCAAGAATTCATCACATCAAACACCTCTCGCCTCTCCCGGACACCCAAAGTCTCAGCATCCCTATTCCCCCTACCTCTCCTACCCTTCCTCGAGCGCGTCTCCATGTCGAAGAAAGGCACCGGCGATGAGGAGAGCGTGGTCGTGTCGGTGCAGACGAGAAAGGCCAAGCGAGGCCCTCCCCGAAAGCGCAACCCGTGCCCCAGAATCCGCTGCGTCGGCGGCCGGATCTATGACCCGAAGAACGGGAAGACCTGCCACCAGGTGAGCGCCTGCCGTCGCGCATCTCCTCCATCCTTCTGGATCTGTCGGGGGGGTGGATTTGGTTGACCCTTTGTTGTTGTTCTTGCAGTGTCGTCAGAAGACAACAGACTTCATGGTGGCTTGCAGGCAGCCTCGAAAGAAGGGGCTTTGTCCAATCCACTTCTGCCACAAGTGCTTGTCCAACAGGTAAAATATTTTTTTCATACAGTTCATCATCTCTGTGGTCCAACAAACTAACCATCGTAGGGCCGCTTATTCTGATTTGGTTTGCTTCCCCCTGGCTTGTTTAGGTATGGTGAGGATGCCAAGGACAAGGCCAAGGAGGCGGGCTGGACCTGCCCGAAATGCAGGGGCATCTGCAACTGCAGCTTGTGCAGGTGAGCCAACAAAGCTGATGCATGGTCATAATGGGATTTCTTGTGTATTTCTTTCTCAGCATGGTTTTGTTTGGCAGAAAGAAGAAAGGGGAGACACCTACAGGAATACTGGCTCATGCCGCCAAGGCGTTAGGGCACTCATCCGTCCATGATCTGCTGATAAAGCGCTCCGAGATGGTGGCTGCTGCACAGACATTGTCCTCATTCCCTAAGAAGATCAAGAAGGTATAATTTTTTGTGTGACGATGCGCGTTAGGAATggctccaaggttgatgtgatcaccgtcggcatgccCCCTCTATGTCTAaattcgggattagttttaaacctaaataattgttatttggtgtctgttttgagcatgaacattatatatggctcttgtttattgtgagatggatattcatttaagtcaaagaataatggttgttctatttatatgaataatatcttttatggtcatgcacctaatgtgaatggtttattcttgttgaatctcgaccgtagtgatacacatgttcataatattaatgccaaaagatgcaaagttaatggttTATTCTCGTGAAACTATCGCttgggttatattggtgtaaagcgcatgaagaaactacatgctgatggacttttggaatcacttgagtatgaatcatttgaaacatgtgaaccatgcctcatgggcaagatgacgaaAACCTTGTTTTCCGGTACAATGAagcgggcaagtgacttgttgaaaataatacatactaatgtatgcggtccaatgagtgttgaagcacgtgctggatatcgttattttcttatcttcacggatgatttgagtatatatgggtatatttacttaatgaaacacaaatctgaaaagttcaaggagtttcggagtgaagtagagaatcattgtaacaagaaaataaaattactacgatctgatagtggaggtgaatatctgagttacgagtttggcacacatttaagacaatgtggaattgtttcacaactcacgccacctgaaacaccacagcgtaatggtgtgtctgaacgtcgtaatcctactctattggatatggtgcatcctatgatatctcttaccgatttgtAACTATCTTTTAGGGCTATGcattagagatggccgcattcactttaaacagggcaccatctaaatccgctgagatGACGCAATataaattatggtttggcaagaaacctaaattgtcattttttttcaagtttggggatgcgaccCTTATGTCAAgaggtttcagcctgataagctgaACCCATagcagagaagtgcgtcttcatatgataccctaaagagaccattagatatatcttctatcacagatccgagggcaagatctttcttgccaagaatggatcctttctagagaaggagtttctctcgaaagaagtgagtgagaggaaggtagagcttgatgaggtaaccgtgccttctctcaaattggagagTAGTGCATCGCAGAAAGaagttcctgtgatgcctacactaGCTGgataggaagctaatgatgatgatcataataCTTCGAATCAAGCTATTCCTGAACTTCCTAGGTCGACCAGGACAcgttccgcacaagagtggtacggtattCTTGTCCCAAAAGTCATGTtattggacaacgatgaacctacaaactatgaagaagcaatgatgagctcatattctgacaaatggcttgaggacatgaaatcccAGATAGGATCCATCTATGAAAAACcgagtatggactttggtggacctgCCTGATAACCAGCAGGCCATTAAGAACaaatgaatctttaagaagaagacaaatgttgatggtaatgtcaccatctataaagcttgacttgctGCAAAGGGTTTTCCACAAGTTCacggagttgactacgatgagactttctcacccgtagcgatgttgAAATCTGTTAAGATTATGTTAGCAACTTCTGCATTTTCgattacgaaatctggcagatggacgtcaaaacaacgttccttaatggtttcctgataggaagagttgtatatgatgcaaccaaaaggttttgtcgatcctaaggatgctaataaggtatgcaagctccagcgatccatctatggactggtccagcgatccaaaggtgtttgttgggttgcatggatcgagattgggatttgtcactccgtgtggcagagagatatctctaggccctctcagtaatacaacattagaagaagcttgcaagcatgtgATTAATGAGTTTAGTCATGGgccttgtattacggaacgagtgacgagacttcccggtaacgagattgaactaggtatggagataccgacgatcgaatctcgggcaagtaacatatcgctggaCAAAGGAATTGCATACAGGATTAACCAAATCCTTGACAATGTGGTTCAACCTATAAatatcttcgttgaatatgtgggagtcaatatgggcatccaggtcccgttatAGATTATTGATCGAAGAGGAGTCTAGGTCATATcggcacacttaacgttcgatagcgcagggtagtattgagatattcaTATGGTGAAGTTCGAAAGtaggagtcccggatgggatccgggacatcacgaggagctccggaatgatccggaggtaaagatttatgtaTGAAAGTCATATTCAGGGTTCCAGAAAATGTTTGGTTTTTTTCGATATTGTACcaagaa
The sequence above is drawn from the Triticum aestivum cultivar Chinese Spring chromosome 7A, IWGSC CS RefSeq v2.1, whole genome shotgun sequence genome and encodes:
- the LOC123154703 gene encoding cell division cycle-associated protein 7; this translates as MSKKGTGDEESVVVSVQTRKAKRGPPRKRNPCPRIRCVGGRIYDPKNGKTCHQCRQKTTDFMVACRQPRKKGLCPIHFCHKCLSNRYGEDAKDKAKEAGWTCPKCRGICNCSLCRKKKGETPTGILAHAAKALGHSSVHDLLIKRSEMVAAAQTLSSFPKKIKKV